The Dyella caseinilytica genome has a window encoding:
- a CDS encoding GlxA family transcriptional regulator, translating into MAKTIAILALPGVQLLDVSGPLDVFAQANIEAGKTVYALQVIGCQRGPIASSSGVRVLPDRIAGESDERVDTLLVAGAPNAAELPISNANLSWLRNTATRARRYGSVCTGAFVLAATGLLKGKCVTTHWAAADALRQAYPGTTVDDEALYVRDGKLRTAAGVTAGLDLALSLVEEDLGREIAMRVAGQLVMFFKRPGGQMQFSRKGETHPAGRSVLQEVQRWVVAHPELDHNVGSLAEHAGLSSRHFARLFHAEVGTTPGAWVEAARISAARTMLESGHGAPKLVAGKCGFGNVDTFRRAFAKHVGVTPAEYRKRYVSSAFDSD; encoded by the coding sequence ATGGCCAAGACCATCGCCATTCTGGCTTTGCCGGGCGTGCAGCTGCTGGACGTGTCAGGGCCGCTGGATGTGTTTGCGCAAGCCAATATCGAAGCGGGCAAGACCGTCTACGCTTTGCAGGTGATCGGCTGCCAACGAGGGCCCATCGCGAGCTCTTCTGGCGTGCGTGTGTTGCCCGATCGCATCGCCGGCGAATCGGATGAGCGCGTCGATACCTTGCTCGTTGCAGGCGCACCTAACGCAGCAGAACTGCCCATTTCCAACGCAAACCTGAGCTGGCTGCGCAACACGGCAACGCGTGCCAGACGTTATGGTTCGGTCTGCACAGGTGCTTTTGTGCTGGCTGCTACCGGCCTGCTGAAAGGGAAGTGCGTCACAACGCACTGGGCGGCAGCCGATGCGCTTAGACAGGCCTATCCAGGCACCACCGTGGACGACGAAGCGCTCTATGTGCGTGACGGCAAACTAAGGACCGCCGCAGGCGTCACTGCGGGACTTGATCTTGCCTTGTCGTTGGTGGAGGAAGATCTTGGTCGCGAAATTGCCATGCGTGTGGCCGGGCAGTTGGTGATGTTCTTCAAGCGCCCTGGTGGGCAAATGCAATTCAGCCGCAAGGGCGAGACACATCCCGCAGGACGTTCGGTGTTGCAGGAGGTGCAGCGCTGGGTGGTGGCTCATCCGGAGCTTGATCACAACGTCGGCAGCTTGGCCGAGCATGCGGGGCTGAGTTCGCGTCACTTCGCGCGCTTGTTTCATGCCGAAGTCGGTACGACACCCGGTGCGTGGGTGGAGGCAGCACGTATCAGCGCCGCACGCACCATGCTGGAATCAGGGCATGGCGCCCCCAAGCTGGTGGCGGGCAAATGCGGATTTGGCAATGTCGACACATTTCGACGCGCCTTCGCCAAACACGTAGGCGTGACCCCGGCCGAATATCGCAAGCGTTATGTATCGAGTGCGTTCGATAGCGACTGA
- a CDS encoding HD domain-containing protein, which produces MALNIDGITIPDSQIAREITDLVRDTESPLLFHHSSRVYYFGALAGKHRGLRFDPELLYAGAMFHDMGLTPEYSSANERFEVDGANAARDFLRRHGIHQSDIDTVWTAIALHTTPGVPEHMHPVVALVTAGVEMDVLGLTYKQYSTQEREAVVHAHPRGEHFKEGIIQSFYDGIRHKPDTTFGNVKGDVIADKQAGFKPGNFCSVIRGSAWPN; this is translated from the coding sequence ATGGCACTGAATATCGATGGGATTACCATCCCTGACAGCCAGATCGCTCGCGAAATCACCGATCTGGTGCGCGATACCGAATCACCGCTCCTATTCCATCATTCCAGCCGCGTCTATTATTTCGGCGCCCTGGCCGGCAAGCATCGTGGACTGCGCTTCGATCCGGAGCTGCTTTATGCCGGAGCCATGTTTCACGACATGGGCCTGACGCCGGAGTACAGCAGCGCAAATGAACGCTTCGAGGTGGATGGCGCCAATGCGGCGCGCGACTTTCTGCGTCGCCATGGCATCCATCAGAGCGACATCGACACGGTTTGGACGGCCATTGCGCTGCACACCACGCCTGGCGTTCCCGAGCACATGCATCCGGTGGTTGCGCTGGTGACGGCCGGGGTGGAAATGGATGTGCTGGGTCTTACCTACAAACAGTACAGCACACAGGAGCGCGAGGCCGTCGTACATGCCCACCCACGCGGGGAGCATTTCAAGGAAGGCATTATCCAGTCGTTCTACGACGGCATCCGGCATAAACCGGATACGACGTTCGGCAATGTGAAAGGCGATGTGATTGCCGATAAGCAGGCCGGCTTCAAACCCGGTAATTTCTGCAGCGTTATCCGCGGATCAGCGTGGCCGAACTGA
- a CDS encoding TonB-dependent receptor: MKQTHLSLAITLACCMASGAVLAQTSQPTGDAKPAEQTNQRVDASSTSNTTTANDTRRVQSLSSVQVTAQSLSLGGGLMSVQSAPKAVSTITREAIEQAAPGSNFTQMIDTIPGVNAATDDPTGLANGHYSMRGYDSSDIGMTVNGAPITDTGSYSVYATEYGDSENMGDITVLQGIPDVDMPDSGASGGHIGWATINPSHTAGVDVTQTFGSRDYRRSFVRLNTGDTGPVRSWVSFSNNSADKWRGSGDMKVTKVDGKSLWTINDNNSISASLQYSRLHNYSYETVSRQQVQQNGYYTDYNTTWIPTSGLTGNALKNAISNNTYYYGLRTNPFRSYMFSLDGEFTLSDNLHLSVIPYYWYGDGGGGGAGTVTESTSTQNRYGYTNQDITGDGKVVNNAQGVVYSYSAATTYRPGVVFTFNQDFGLDNSLEYGVWYERSRKTQSSSYLKVDGQTGTPADYWAGSDFVLYPSGNPMQYYREYTNTEIKKGFVTDNWTPNDQWTFTAGLSYLWANRSGFVFDYPGSTSGSITKQQTSTVIDNNWHKFLPAAGIKFQLDEKNQFFIGTGKTFRVPSNTVALLNALAGQDMKAPETSWNTDLGYRYFGDTISASADLYNSNYNNKQESAYDEANGQTYYNAVQRMHMRGFNSEASYKFAPNWTAYASYTYTQSKIVGPIDAGGNGIYPTDGKMMPDTPKNMGNLSISYKDQNFWATLRARVTGSLYSDYMNTDSVGGFTTFSFNAGYNFGDFGWLKKTYLKLNVSNLTDKHAYTYVSSAPLLAQAGSKQYAGLYYGTAYYGLLAPRTYMITFGASIF; this comes from the coding sequence ATGAAACAAACCCATCTTTCCCTGGCGATCACGCTGGCCTGTTGCATGGCTTCAGGTGCGGTGCTGGCCCAGACCTCCCAACCCACAGGCGATGCGAAGCCCGCCGAGCAGACGAACCAGCGCGTTGATGCGTCGAGCACGTCCAACACCACCACGGCCAACGACACGCGCCGTGTGCAAAGCCTCAGCTCCGTACAGGTGACTGCGCAATCGCTCTCGCTGGGTGGTGGTCTGATGTCGGTGCAGAGCGCGCCGAAAGCCGTATCCACCATTACGCGCGAAGCGATCGAGCAGGCTGCGCCGGGCAGCAACTTCACTCAGATGATCGATACCATTCCCGGTGTCAACGCTGCCACTGACGATCCTACCGGCCTGGCCAACGGCCACTACAGCATGCGTGGTTACGATTCGTCAGATATCGGCATGACCGTAAACGGCGCGCCGATCACCGACACCGGCAGCTATTCGGTATACGCCACGGAATACGGCGATTCGGAAAACATGGGTGACATCACGGTGCTGCAGGGCATTCCCGATGTGGATATGCCTGACTCCGGCGCGAGTGGCGGCCATATCGGCTGGGCGACGATCAACCCGTCGCATACCGCCGGCGTGGATGTGACGCAGACTTTTGGCAGCCGCGATTATCGCCGCAGCTTCGTGCGCCTCAACACCGGTGATACCGGTCCGGTGCGTTCCTGGGTGTCGTTCTCCAACAACAGCGCGGACAAATGGCGCGGCAGCGGCGACATGAAAGTCACCAAAGTCGACGGCAAGTCGTTGTGGACCATCAATGACAACAACTCCATCAGCGCCTCGCTGCAATACAGCCGCCTGCACAACTACAGCTACGAAACGGTGTCGCGCCAGCAGGTGCAGCAGAACGGTTACTACACCGACTACAACACCACCTGGATTCCCACCAGCGGCCTGACCGGTAACGCGCTGAAGAACGCGATCAGCAACAACACTTACTACTACGGCTTGCGCACCAATCCGTTCAGAAGCTACATGTTCAGTCTGGATGGTGAGTTCACGCTCAGCGACAACCTGCACCTGTCAGTGATTCCGTACTACTGGTACGGCGATGGCGGTGGCGGCGGTGCGGGCACGGTGACGGAAAGCACTTCTACCCAGAATCGCTACGGCTATACCAATCAGGACATCACCGGCGACGGCAAGGTCGTCAACAACGCGCAGGGCGTGGTGTATTCCTATTCCGCCGCGACCACTTACCGGCCAGGCGTGGTCTTCACCTTCAACCAGGATTTCGGTCTCGACAACAGCCTGGAATACGGCGTGTGGTACGAGCGTTCGCGCAAGACCCAATCCAGCTCCTATCTGAAGGTCGACGGCCAGACCGGCACACCGGCTGACTACTGGGCGGGTTCCGATTTCGTGCTGTATCCCAGCGGTAATCCCATGCAGTATTACCGGGAATACACCAATACCGAGATCAAGAAAGGCTTCGTCACCGACAACTGGACGCCCAACGATCAGTGGACCTTCACGGCCGGCTTGAGCTACCTGTGGGCGAATCGTTCCGGCTTCGTGTTTGATTATCCGGGCTCTACCTCCGGCTCGATCACCAAGCAGCAGACCTCTACCGTCATCGATAACAACTGGCACAAGTTCCTGCCCGCCGCCGGCATCAAGTTCCAGCTGGATGAAAAGAATCAGTTCTTCATCGGCACCGGCAAGACCTTCCGCGTGCCCAGCAACACCGTGGCTTTGCTCAATGCACTGGCCGGGCAGGATATGAAGGCACCGGAAACGTCCTGGAATACGGACCTGGGCTATCGCTATTTTGGCGACACCATTTCGGCCAGCGCTGATCTCTATAACAGCAACTACAACAACAAGCAGGAAAGCGCGTACGACGAAGCCAATGGCCAGACGTATTACAACGCCGTCCAACGCATGCACATGCGCGGCTTCAACAGCGAAGCGAGCTATAAGTTCGCACCGAACTGGACGGCGTATGCGTCCTACACCTATACGCAGTCCAAGATCGTGGGTCCTATTGATGCAGGCGGCAATGGCATCTATCCCACCGATGGCAAGATGATGCCCGATACGCCCAAGAACATGGGTAACCTCAGCATCAGCTACAAGGACCAGAACTTCTGGGCCACGCTGCGCGCCCGTGTCACCGGCTCGCTGTACAGCGACTACATGAACACCGACAGCGTCGGCGGCTTCACCACCTTCAGCTTCAACGCGGGCTATAACTTCGGTGATTTTGGCTGGCTGAAGAAAACGTACCTGAAGCTCAACGTCAGCAATCTCACTGACAAGCACGCCTACACCTACGTCAGCTCCGCGCCGCTGCTTGCCCAGGCGGGATCGAAGCAATATGCGGGCCTGTACTACGGCACGGCTTATTACGGCTTGCTGGCGCCGCGCACCTACATGATCACCTTCGGAGCTTCCATCTTCTGA
- a CDS encoding alginate lyase family protein, which yields MGRVSWRLRLLCIAAVVAMSMGNPSLHAAHALRSPWDGAVAVHASSPADTCAQPASLPQGIATSDYYSDAAHSIVDPARLHAYEQSVKVWHDAAQSVDRMADRYRATGDVSLAACVATWLDSFAGTGALTGTMSSNQSTYVQGWMLGSFAIAWLKTRDASSIPAAQRERVGRWLADVAVLNRQYYDRRGAKAKDTDAKNNHRYWAGVAVMAAGIGAGRKDLFDWGVDSSRIGITQITSDGTLPLEMARRARALHYHLFAAAPLVTMAELADANGVDLYGEHDAALARLVRTAVAGIKHPSFFAERAGIAQEPVKLNADDLAWAIPFERRFPDPTLKALLDQLPTRSMLYLGGLPPG from the coding sequence ATGGGTAGGGTGTCCTGGCGCTTGCGCTTGTTGTGTATTGCCGCTGTCGTGGCGATGTCGATGGGCAACCCATCTTTGCATGCTGCACATGCGCTTCGCAGTCCATGGGATGGCGCAGTTGCGGTGCATGCTTCGTCGCCCGCTGACACCTGCGCCCAGCCCGCTTCGCTGCCGCAAGGCATTGCCACGTCGGATTACTACAGTGATGCGGCGCATTCCATTGTCGATCCGGCGAGGCTGCATGCGTATGAGCAGTCGGTGAAGGTTTGGCACGATGCCGCGCAATCAGTCGATCGCATGGCCGATCGCTATCGTGCAACCGGTGATGTGTCGTTGGCGGCGTGTGTGGCGACGTGGCTGGACAGTTTTGCCGGCACGGGTGCACTCACCGGCACCATGAGCTCCAACCAATCCACCTATGTGCAGGGCTGGATGCTCGGATCTTTCGCCATCGCTTGGTTGAAAACGAGAGATGCGTCGTCGATACCTGCCGCCCAACGTGAGCGCGTGGGTCGCTGGCTGGCGGATGTCGCGGTGTTGAATAGGCAGTACTACGACCGCCGCGGAGCCAAGGCAAAAGATACGGACGCGAAAAACAATCACCGCTATTGGGCGGGGGTGGCCGTGATGGCTGCTGGTATCGGCGCGGGCCGCAAAGATTTGTTTGATTGGGGCGTGGACAGTTCCCGTATCGGCATCACGCAGATCACATCGGATGGCACGCTCCCGCTGGAAATGGCCCGCCGCGCGCGAGCCTTGCATTACCACTTGTTTGCCGCCGCGCCGTTGGTGACGATGGCTGAGTTGGCTGACGCAAACGGTGTCGATCTGTATGGCGAACATGACGCTGCGCTGGCCCGCCTGGTACGCACGGCAGTGGCCGGCATCAAGCATCCATCGTTCTTCGCCGAGCGAGCAGGGATTGCGCAGGAGCCGGTCAAGCTCAACGCCGATGACCTGGCATGGGCGATTCCGTTCGAGCGACGCTTTCCGGATCCAACCTTGAAGGCGCTGCTGGACCAGTTGCCCACACGCAGCATGCTCTATCTGGGTGGGCTGCCACCTGGGTAA